In the Flavobacteriales bacterium genome, TCGGATATACTGTAGAAGTACCTCGTTTCGCTCGTTCTTGTGTAGTAAGGCCACAAGAACTCAAATCTCAACTGACGAGCTTCGGAGGATTTAAACTCCCAGAATTTACCGGGTGAAGGAGGCCGAGATTTCGGAACCGGCCTTCCGTTGCTAAAACACTGAATCTCCTTTAACTGAATGGGAATATCCTTAGGTTTTAGAACTAGATCCGTTGGGTCAAAAACGGTCAGACCTTTCATTCCACCAAAGGCCAATTTATTCTTCAGTTTTACGGAAGACCGCGTGTTGAACTCGTTCCCTTGGATTCCCGTTCCGTAGGAATAATTCAAAAAAGCCTGCTTGGTCGGGTTAAATCTAAAGAGCCCTCTGTTGGTACTCATCCACAGGTAGCCAAGCGGGTCTTCTTCCAAGGAATAGACCGTAGTATTGGTTAGACCCTCTTCTACTCCATAAGAGATTACTTGGTCATTCTCCGGAAAATAATACAGCAGTCCGCTACCCCGGATAGTCATATATAAGCCGCCCTCGTCGGTACCGTGAATATCCGTGATCTGATAATCCGGGGACATGCTTTTGCCATAGGTACCATCGGGGTACAGGCGATGAAGGCCAAATAAGCTACCCATGAACAAGGTACCGTCACGAGCTTTGAAGACACAAGTGGCCGAATTCATCCATCGAGTGATAGAATCCTTGCAAAACCGCACCGCTTCAAATTCACTACTTACCTCATCGTAGTACAAAGCATAAGACGAGGCAAAGGCAATGATGCGTCCATCGGCAGTCTCATGAAAGAGTTTAACTCCCCCATCAATTCCGTATCCCGTCTCTTTTCCCCTATCAAAAAATCGAACGCGTCCGTGTTCATCTTTGAGGATCACCCCCGATTGAGTAGCTACCCATTCCCTTCCTTTAAGATCAGAGAAGTAGTCCTTCACACTGTATCGGTCGCTGTCGTCGCGGAACGGTTTCACCAAGGTCGCAAAGTCCTCAAAAGTGGAGGTGCGCTCGTTCAGCTTCATTAAATCCCTGAATAGAAATACGATCTCATTGGACGGCCCCAACCGTAGCATAGGAATGTAGTTCTCGAGGTTCTCGCTGCCCGCTCGTCGCCCCCCATTGGCAAAGTATTCAAATGGTGTATCCCTCGGGCTGCAGATATAAAACCCTTCGCCATTTCCGCCGATCAATATTTGACCATCCTTGAGACGAGCGAACTTTTGCGCCGAGATATCGGAACCTATCCTCAACTTGCTCATTGGAAACAGTGCCGAATCCGCCTCCTCGTCGTACAGAAACAATCCCTCCAAACAATTGATCCACAGAATTCCGTTTCCATCGCGAATCATAGATGAAATACTCACTCCGGGGAAGTGCCTCCGAAAATCTATGCTCTTACTTTTTCAGGTTCGCAAATCGAACTTGATCATGACCCCCCTCAAAGAGGTTAAATACAGCTTATCTCCTTCCTTCAGTATCCAACGGAAGTGATCAAATTTCCACTTCGTGGGCGGATCCTCACCTAAAAACAACTCGACTTCAGTAAACGTAGGAGCATCACCTAGAAAATCCACGCTGTAAAAAAGCTTATTGACGCTGGTTATCCAAAGCGTATCTCCACTTACCTCTATATCGTAGACCGATCCATACGGCCTTCCAAACTCTATCGATGGATACCTGTTCGCCGCTCAGGAATCCAATGCTTCAACCTCGCTCCAGTCGCTACCAACCGAAATCTTACCTATGCGACCAAGCCGATCTAAAAACACGATCTCACCGGAGGGCATTTCCCTAAAGGTCTTGATCTCACCCCAGCGCTTATCGACCAATTGCGTATCGGAAGGAATCCGATGAACGTTCTGACGTTCCCGATCGATCACGTTGATCTCTCCATCCATCATGCCCAACCACAAACGCCCGAAACGATCTTCGAACATGGCGTTAACCTCATTCAAACTCAAGGAGTTAGAATCGGCCGGATTATGATAAAAGTGATCGAATTCAACACCGTCATAGCGGTCGAGTCCGCCCGGTGTGGCCAACCAAATATACCCTCGATGATCTTCGAGTATATTCATGACCAAGCCCTGCGACAATCCTTGCTCGGTCGTCACTAGCTCATACTCGTAATAGGCATTCCGTTCAAACTCCCGTTCCCCGTCGTAGGCAGGAACGAAAAGGAGTACTAAAAGCATGATCGAAAGCCGGTGGTAGACTTTCGCATTCATAGGGTTAGGTTATTCAAAAGATGGGCTTTTTATTCAAGTACGAACATTACCGCCGTTCCGGGCACCGTATAATTCTCATTATCAAATCGGTACGCGACGGCCGTGGTCGAACTATTCAATAAAACCAGTCCATTTTTAGGGTCCTGGAAACGGAATCCAACGAACGAATTCGAAGTTCCATCGAGCCGGGTAAAGCGTTCTGAGTGTTCTTCCTTACTGTATTTTCCAATGCCTGGTTCCTTGCGGAACGATATGCACCTTCGCACCCATTCAGAACCCTCCGGATACGTTTCGAGCCGAGACCAATCGAGCCGATTAATACTGTCCGGAGATTCGTAGGAGTTCTCTACTCCGTACTTAGTGCGGTAAAACTCGGTTCCGGCATGTAAAAAGGGAATTCCTTCAGAAAGTAGTACTCTGCCCAGAGCTAATTGATGTCTCCTGCGCAGTAACGAATCCGATTCTTCGGGTAACGAAATTCTCAGTTTATCCCACAGGGTGTGATTATCGTGGCAGCTCACATACGATATGAAGTTCGGATATCGGCCCGAACCTTCGAAGTTCAAGCGAACTCCTGGCAAACCTTTGTCATCGCCTTGAACCCAACCCCGATCGTGTTCGTCGAAGACCGACCCTTTGAAGCCATCTCGAACATCATCGCTAAATATGGCCACTTCCGGAAATTGGTCCGCATTGTCCTTCAACGCCAACTGACCGTCCGGCAAGGGTGAACTCCCCGCTTTCCACGGCTCACCGTAAAGCAACACATCGGGCCGCAGACCCCGCAATTCAGAAGCGATCGCATTCATGGTCTCTATATCGTGAATGCCCATGAGGTCGAATCGAAAGCCATCAATATGATACTCGTTCATCCAATACTTCAGCGACTCGATCATGAACTGCCGCACGGCCGGATGCTCGGACGCGATCTCGTTACCACATGCCAACGCATTGCTAAAGGATCCGTCCTAGTTCATGCGATAAAAGGTTCCCGGCGCCAAGACCTCAAAATAACTGTCCTGCGTTAGTCGCGTATGGTTGTAAACCACATCCATGACCACGCGAAGGCCTTGTTGATGCATCGCTTGAACCAACTCCTTCAGCTCTCGAATTCGGACCGCGCCATCGGTCGGATCCGTACTGTAGCTGCCCTCCGGAGCATTGTAGTTCAGCGGATCGTAGCCCCGGTTGTATTGCGGCTCGTTCAAGCGCGTTTCGTCCACCGAGTAAAAATCAAAAATGGGCAACAAATGAACATGAGTAACTCCGAGCGACGCAATGTGCGGCAATACCACGGGCGGCTCCGCCAACCCCTTGAAGGTTCCCGGATGCTGTGCTCGTGGACCGGGATCGATAGTAGCATCGCGCACGTGCAGCAGTTCATGATCGATTCGCCCAGCGAGCCCAATGCGGGAGGTGTGTCCGACTCCCAACCGGCCGGATCCGTTCTATCTAGATCGATCACCTGCGCCCGCACGCCATTCGTTCCGACCGCAACGGCAAACGGATCGGGTACAGCGCGGGACCAAGCCCCCTCTCGATACACCGAAAACGCATAATACGCTCCGGCCAAATCGCCCTCGAAACTTCCGAACCATGTATTGTCATCACCAGCCTGCAGAATACAATTCGCCGTATCCGGTCCACCCAAATCGGCGGCGTAATAATGAATGCGCACCGAATCCGCCTTCGTGGCCAACAGCTTGAACGAGGATCGCTCCGGGGTGTAAGTCAGTTCAAAATCTTTTGGTGGTTCGGATGCCTTGCGGCACGATAGGCAAGCGAGCATACAAAGGCCAACGAAGCGGATGCTTTTCATTTTTATTCCATTGAATTAAGGGCCTAAAATAAATACCCTACTCGAAAACCCGCGTAGTGATGTGCCTCGAGTTCTTTTACATCGGGACTCGACCAGTTGAATTCGACGCTAAGTATCACCCCCCTCTACTGGGCTTCTACGCCGGCCATTCCATTCAACCTTCCAACATTCATTTGGTCGCGATGGAGCGCTTCGGGGTCCGATCCAAAAGGCGCTCCCGGCAAAGTAGCATCGTAAAGCACTGCGGTGGCGTCGATCCCGAACTTAGCTCTGACGTAGGTACGGTCTGCGGTTCGAGGCGCAAGGGGGGAATCCACCAATCCAACATAGGCGGTACCTCCTATACCGGCCGAGGTGTTCAGTGAACCGACATCGGTCCCGTATCGGCCCGAGAGGGCCCAAAAACGATCTCCAACGACATAATGAAGTTCGAACCCGAATTGCACAATGGGCATGGATCTTAGTTGCGCATCCCGGCCGTAGGCGGTGGAACTCCCTTCGAGCCGCGAATGGACCTCGTTTTGCAGTTCGCCTCCACGAACTTCGTCGCCCATGACCCCGCCCGAACTGTTTATGTTAAGCCGTGTACTACCGCCATTCGTCCATGCGGAGCGCTCGATCGCAAGAGACAGCGTAGCGGTCTAGGGGCGGTTTCCGGGCAAACCATGCCCGAACCGGTCACTTTCCCGGAAGGTGTTTACGAGCTCGATCAAGGAGTGCGCCGCGAACTCATGGGAGCCACCGACAGCATGTCGTTCGAGAAGGCGATAGACATTTACCGCGAAGAAATGGAGCGGATCGATGAGGCCAACTTGGATACCATGCTCGGTATTTGGCGCAAGTACGGTTGGCTTTCACCCGACCAGGTCGGCGGTAAAGGCGCACACGCGCAGTGGCTCGTTGTGCAGCACGCTCCGCTCGAGATTCAACTCGAGTACGTTAGTGTCATGAAAAAAGCAGCTGAAAAAGGTGGTCTGAGAAAATCGAACCTGGCCACCTTCTTGGATCGCGTAAATCTTCGGCAAGGGCTCCACCAAACCTATGGTTCCCGGATCGGCTATGGGCCCGATGGACAAGCTTACATTTCGCCGGTGAAAGATCCCGAAAACCTCAACGAGCTTAGAGAAGAGATGGATATGTCGACCATCGAAGAGTACGCCGAGAAAATGAGCATTCAATGGAACCTCCAAAACTACGTCGACAGCTTACCCATTTACCGCGTTTGGGAATGGGGATCGCAGTAGGTCATTCTTTCTTAAAATCGGCCACAAACTGCCCTTGTTCCAGGTGAAAACAGCAGAATTCGCCCGACTCATCCTTTGAGAAGGTCATTACGATACCCGCGCGCTCCAAAGTGAACACGTCGTCTCCTTGAGGCTCCAACGGCAATTCGGGCTGTCCTTCGGCTTGAGCCGTGAGCTGCGCGCCATTGGTTCGGACTTCTATCGGTAATGGGAATGTTTCGCTTTTGTAGGTCCCCTCGAGCGAATGTAGGTACTCAGGGCTCAGGTCTACCTGCACGAACGTCGGCATTTCGAGGATATCGCCGTAAAATGCGGATGCCGCAACAGCGCGCATTTCATCGATATCGTAGCGGACTACATTAGCCGTGAAGGCGATCGCCAAATCATCCTCCGGCACATAAACCAGCACTGCGGCGAAGTCGTCGATTCCCCCATTGTGTCCGAATCCCTCTTTACCGTGCACATCAATCGGAAAGATCCCCAATCCATATCCATCTTCCACGGTGGTCATCTGACTCAGTTGATCATCACCAATGAGTTTCCCCGAAAACAACGCCGTAATGAAGGTCGTTAGATCCTCGGCGGTGCTCACCATGCTTCCGGCCCCGTGCGGAATACTCATATCCGTTTCGGTCGAGGGGATCCACCGGCGGCCATCCCATTCGTAGCTTTGGGCTTCATTCTGACCCTGCGGGTCGATGGGTCCACCGTAGTAGGTTCGCTTGAACTTGAGCGGCTTGGTGATCTTTTTCTCAACGAGTTGCGCATAAGATATGCCCGTTTCCTTTTCGAGAATGTATCCGAGAAGGACGAAATTCGAATTGCTGTACGAATGCTTGGTTCCCGGTGCAAACGCAGGTTCGAACTCGTAAATGCGTTGCAGCATTTGTTCGTGCGTTTGTGCCGTTTCCATGTACTCGAGGTATTCAGGATCGGAGGTGATTGAATATATCCCACTTGAATGATTGAGCATTTGTTTGATCGTGATGTTCGCCGCGTTGGGGACGGACGGGTACCAGTTACTTAAAGGATCGTCCAAACTCACATCCCCTTTTTGGACCAACTGCATAATCATGACGGCCGTGAAGGTCTTGGAGATGGAGCCGATACGGAAGGCGGTTTTATCGTCGGGGGCTACATTTCCGCTTTCATCGGTATTGCGCACTCCGATCGATTTGGAAAACAGCAATTTCCCATCGGCCCGCAGGGCCAAAGCACCCGAAGCGCGCTGGTGGGCATTAAGCGTGTCGAGATAATTCGAAAGTTGTTGGGTATTAAAATCCTGCGCGAAGATCGCCGCAGAAAACAAGACGAATTCGATCGCTAAAAGTTGGCGCTTCAACATATAGTGAAATCGTTTATTGAAGGACTAAGGTAAGAAAATGACTAGGCGCGCACCTGCACTCCCTTCTCGGCTTTTCGGCGAATCACCTCCTTTGTCAGGAGCGTAAGCTCGCGTCCGGCCTGCCCTTCCACTGAGGTATTTTCTTCGGCGCGACGAAACAAATAGGGCATGACGTATCGCACCGGACCAAATGGAAAATATTTCACCACGTTGAAACCGCGGTCGGCCAGGTTGAAGCTGATGTGATCGCTCATTCCAAAGAGCTGCGAAAAGTAAACGCGCTTGTCGTCCTTGGCTATGCCGTACTTTTCCATGAGATCGACTCCTAGTTGAGAGCTTAGTTCGTTATGGGTTCCCGCAACGATGGCCATTTGATCGATGTGCTCCAAGATGAAGCGGAAGGCCTCATTGAAATCGCGGTCGGTATCGTCCTTGGTCTTTTGGATGGGATCGGTATAGCCTTTTTCGCGTGCGCGTTCCCTTTCTTTTTCCATGTAAGCCCCACGGACGATCTTGATGCCCACTTGAAAACCATTCTTTACGCCGTCTTCATAGAGGTACTTCAGGTAATCGAGGCGATCGTGCCGATACATCTGAAGTGTATTGTATACGATAGCGCGATCCTTGTTGTACTTGGCCATAAGGTCGCGAACCAATTCATCAACAGGATTCTGAATCCAGCTTTCTTCGGCATCGATCAGCAGCGGAAACCCTTTCTCGGCCGATTTCGCAGCAACCTCATCGACCCGCGTTTTGGCCCGCTCCCACTCGGCTTCTTCCTTTGAAGATAGCTGTGCGCCCGATTGAATTTTTTCGAGTAAGCCAAAACGAATGAGCCCGCTCGGTTTAAGAACGGTAAATGGTATTCCCTGTACACTTTCGGCCCGATCAATGATCTCGAGTGCTACGTGCTGCGCATTATCAAGCACATCGCTAGTTACCTTACCTTCTACCGAATAATCGAGAATCACCTCCACGCCCAGTCCGCGCAGTTGCGCCAAGGTACGCTCGCACTCCTCCATGGTTTCTCCTCCGCAAAAATGGTCGAAGACCGTAGCTCTAATGATGGGCTTGATAGGTAAATGCAAGAACAGGCCGATCTTGGTCAAGGCCTTTCCGATAGATACGAGCCACGGATAGTTGAGCATGCTGAACAGGTAGTAAGCCCTGCGCAATTCGCGGTCGCTTTTGGCTCTGAAAGCAACGCTAGTATCATCAAAATGTATTCTCTCGGCCAATGAAGTCAACTTTGCGTTAATCCCACCGGGGATATTACGGCAAATATAAGCTTGTTCAAGCATTCTCCTGTATATTTAACGCCTCTAAGCCGAGACCCTATGTCCCCATCACTTCTCGAGACCAACGACTACCCCATTTACTTCGGCGAACAGGGCATTCGCGCGCTGAACGAATCGCTCCGCAGCGGTGACTACAGCTCCGTTTTCGTGCTGGTCGACGAGAATACCGAACAGGCTTGTCTCCCCATTTTCCTGCATTTCGCCGATGCCGTTGAGCACGCATCGACCATTCGGATCTCCTCGGGTGAGGAGCACAAGGATATCGACACTTGTCGCAGTATTTGGTACGAGCTCCTTACACGTGGAGCCGATCGGCATTCACTGCTGATCAACCTCGGAGGTGGGGTCATTACCGACATGGGCGGGTTTGCCGCAGCGACCTTCAAACGGGGAATCGATTTCATTCACGTGCCAACTACTCTGTTGGCTCTGGTCGATGCTTCGGTAGGCGGAAAAGTCGGGATCGATTTCGAAGGAGCCAAAAACCAAGTCGGCGTATTTGCCCAGCCCGGGGCCGTGCTCATTTTTCCGAAGTTCCTCAAGTCCCTCAGTAAACAGCATTACCTCGCCGGTTTCGCCGAAGTGATTAAACACGGACTCATCGCCGATGCCGATTACTGGAGGCGTTGCACGGAAACCTCCTTGGCCGATACCGACGACCTACAGGGGCTCATTTACGAGTCGATCCGCATCAAATACGAATTCGTAAAGCGCGATCCATTTGATCGCGGCAACAGGCACGCGCTGAATTTCGGGCATACGGTCGGACACGCGCTCGAGAGTCATTTCTTGATCGACGATGAGCGCATGCCTCTCCTACACGGCGAAGCGGTGGCAGCGGGCATGGTGATCGAAAGTTACCTCAGCTACCGAATGGCCGGGTTACCGCACGACCAATTGGACGAGATATCCGGATTTATTTTGGATCTTTTTGGGAGCGCGCCCTTGCGGGCAGATGAGGGAGTCGCCGTCCTCGAGTGGATGCGCAAGGATAAGAAGAACGTTTCGGACGAAATTCGCTTTTGTCTGATCCCAAAAATTGGCGAATTCAAAGTAGGTGAAGCATGTTCCGACGAACTCATACACGAAGGATTGAATTACTACCTTCAACGAGCCGAGTTACAACCAAAAAAGCACTGAATTGAGCACCATCCGCCTTCAATGGTCCCTTTGGAAGAACGAGGAGGTTCGACTGCCCGATTCAAAATCGTGGTGGAACAGGTACTACTTGATCAAAGCCCTTAGCGGACAATCACTTTCGGAGCCCAAAATTTACCAAGCCGATGACGTGCATAGAATGTACGATGGGCTAACGCAAACTGGAGCCGAGATCAATGTTGGCGGCGCGGGTACTGCGTATCGATTCATGACCGCAAATTTGGCGCTCCGAGCCCGGCGATCGGGCCGAACGTTCCGCCTCGACGGAAACGATCAAATGAGAAAAAGGCCCATTCGCGCATTGGTTGATGCTCTACGACTCCTTGGCACCCGCATTGAATACGTAGGCAATAAAGGATATCCACCACTACTCATACAGCCCGGAAATCTGAAGGGTGGTACACTGCACTGGAGCAATCGCGAGTCGAGTCAGTTCGTCAGTGCCCTGATGATGATCGCGCCATATTTGGACGAAGGGCTACAGATTCGATGGTCGGGCCGGTTGGTATCGGGCAGCTACATCGACCTCACACAAGAAATTATGGAGGCATGTGGTGCTACCATCCAGCGCGAAAAGCATAAGATCGTGATCGAACCGGGTGAATACAGCGAAGACTTCCACATCCGCCCGCAGGGCGATTGGAGCAGTGCGGCATTTTGGCTGAGTGCTTTGATGCTGCGCGGACGCGGTAGTGTGACCTTGCGCGATCTGTACCCCGGCACTCACCAAGGCGATGAGTGCCTCCTCGGAATTTACAAGAGTTGGGGCTTGCAGGCCACACCGACACAGGTGGGCATGCATGTTGCGTTGCTCGATCGAAACTTGCCCGAACGGCTCGACATCGACTTGGGTGACGCGCCGGACTTGGTTCCGACCATGGCTGCCACTGCCGTCGGACTCCGGATGGTGGGGCGCATTAAGGGCATTGGACATTTGCGGTTCAAAGAGAGTAACCGGCTCGAATCGCTGAAGGCCGAACTGGAAAGATGGGGCGCTACGGTTGAGATCGGTGAAGATCAGCTAAAGTGGGGGTCATTCGCCAAACCGCAAGAGGACATCGTACATCGGACCTATGGCGATCACCGAATGGCCATGGCCTTTGCACCTTTGGCACAAATCAAGGAGATCAAGATCGAAGACCCGGAAGTGGTAGCTAAGAGTTATCCACTGTTCTGGGAAGAAGGCGAAAAGCTGGGGCTGGCTTCGAGTTCTTAATTCTTAGTTGGTTGATTAGTACCAAAATTTAGATTTATAGCTTCAATCGAAAAGCTAAAGCTTACGGCTTATGGCTACAAAAACATAGACCTCAACACTAAACGCTAAGAACTATGGTAATGAAAGCCGCATATCGCGAAATATACGGAGGGGCTGAAGTGCTCGAATGGCGCGAAATACCTACTCCAGAACCTAGTGCCAATGAGGTGCGGGTTAAGGTTGTCTACACGAGTGTGAACAGGGCGGATTCTGAAGTCGTGATGGGGAATTACTGGTTATTCCGGCTTTTTACCGGCCTTTTTCGCCCGAAATACCCGGTTCCGGGGGCCGATGTATGCGGCATCATCGATAAAATTGGCGCTGGGGTGACTCAATTCCAAGTGGGCGACCGTGTAGTTGGTTTAAACGACAATAGCCATCCGACACAGGTCGAATACTCGGTATGGCCCGAAAAGAGCAGTTTGCGTAAAATACCAAGCGAAGTTTCGTTCAAGGATATCATTGCCTGTGCCGAAGGCGGATATTATACGCTGAATTTCATCAATAAGGTGAATATGAAAACCGGTGATCGGGTTATGGTAAATGGAGGAACCGGAGCTATAGGCTCTTCGGCCATACAGATCCTGAAGCAAATGGGGTGTACCGTTGTAGCTACTCGCGGACCGAGCACCTCGAGCTCGTTCGGTGCTTAGGGGCGGAGCAGGTCATTGATTACACACGGGACGATTTCACGAGAGTCGACGATCAGTTCGACTTCATCTTCGATTCGGTCGGAAAAAGTCGATTCAAGTATTGCAAACGAATCATGAAGCCCCGTGCAGTTTACATCAGTTCTGAACTGGGCCCAAAGGCCGAGAATATCTGGTTAACACTGGCCGGATTGTTCACGAAAAAGAAGCGGGTAAAGTTTCCTGCTCCTTCGAATCCGGCCGAAAACCTCGAAAAACTCATCGCCCTAATTTCCGAAGGCTCATTAAAGGGTGTGGTCGCTAGAGAATATCCTCTTGAAGAAGTTCAAGAAGCTTACACCTATGTCATTGGTGGGCAAAAAGTCGGGGCCGTACCGGTGTCTCTAGGCGCAAATACCGGAGGGTGACGGAAAAATCTATGAGCTGTAGGCTTAGCTTTAGCTTTAGCTTTAGCAAAGATCAAAAAGGCCCCGTTCGTCCCAAAAATTAACCGTTCGTCCCAAAAATTAACCGTTCGTCCCAATTGGAACGTTGACAAGTGCTTTAGTTAGTGAAGTTGAGCAGAATGCAGAACCAAGGAGCTAAAGCTTATGCCATTGGCATTTCAGAAGAAACTGATTTCGGCTTGGCCGAAACCTGATTCGCCATAGGCGAACCTGATGCAAAGCGCTTGATTTCGGTTCCTCCGAAACCCGATTCGCCATAGGCGAACCTGATGCAAAGCGCCTGATTTCGGCTCCTCCGAAACCCACTTATACCACTTATGAAACTGCTAGCACCGCAGATGGGCCTGAGTTGATCCTGTGGCTCAACCCTGAAAGAGTTCTTTTGCTTTTTCCAGCGCTCGGTCGATTCCGCCCGCTTCCTTACCCCCCGCAGAGGCAAAGAACGGCTGCCCGCCGCCGCCGCCTTTGATCTCTTGTGCGAGATCGCGAATGATCTTTCCGGCATTCCAGTCTTTGGATTTCACTAAGGGTTCGCAGACCAAGAGGTTGAGGTTAGGCTTTCCATTATGGACGGTGGCTATTACGACCACCAGGTCATCGTTTTCCGCCTTGAGTTCAAAGGCCAAGTTCTTGATACTTCCGGGATCCAGGTCAACTTTAGCCACGATCAACCGACCTCCGTCGATGGCAATGGCGTCTTTCAGCAGTTCGTCCTTGAGTCCGCCCGCCTTCTCAGCCAATAGCGATTCGATCTGACGCTGCATCTTGTGGTTTTCGTCGCGCAGCTGAGCGATCGACTTCAGTGGATCTTGCGACTTCAACAATACTTTTACCTGTTGTAAAAGTCCCTCCTGCTCGCGGAAATAAGCATCGGCCTTATCGGCCGTAATAGCCTCAATACGGCGGATTCCGGCCGCAATGGCTGACTCGCTCACGATCTTGAAATGCCCGATTTGCCCCGTGCTCGGAACATGTGTACCTCCGCATAGCTCGAGGCTTTCGCCGAACTGAATAACCCGAACGGTATCTCCATACTTTTCGCCGAAAAGCATCATGGTGCCCATATCCTTAGCTGTACTCATTGGAACTGAGCGGTGTTCTTCGAGTTGAATATTTTGACGGACTCGTAGGTTCACCCAATCTTCCACGCGTTTGATCTCCTCATCGGACATCTTCTGGAAGTGGGAGAAATCGAACCGCAAATGATCCGGATGCACCAAACTTCCTCGCTGTTCTACGTGATCGCCGAGTACCTCGCGCAAGGCCTTATGAAGCAAATGCGTGGCCGAGTGGTTATTCTCCGTTCTTCTTCGAACTGAAGAATCGACAACAGCTTTGTACGTGCGGTCGGTGTAGCACGGCAACTCGGTGGTCATGTGTACGATCAAGTTGTTCTCCTTCTTTGTATCGAGGATCTCGATCTTATCGTCGTCGCACTGAATGTAACCGCGATCTCCTACTTGCCCCCCTCCTTCGGGATAGAATGGAGTGAGGTTGAAAGCGATCTGAAAGAGTTCTGCTTTTTTAGTTTTCACCTTGCGGTAGCGCGTTACCCGAACATCCGTCTCGAGGTAATCGTAGCCCACGAACTCCTCTTTTTCGTCATGAGTGAGCACCACCCAATCATCGGTCGTCACTTCAGCTGCGGCGCGTGATCGCTCTTTTTGACGATTGAGTTCCTGTTCGTACTCGGCTCTGTTCATCTCCATTCCGCACTCGCGCAAAATGAGTTCTGTTAGGTCCGTTGGAAACCCGTAGGTATCGTAAAGCTCAAAGACCTTGTCCCCGGCTAGTTCGTTACTCTTACTTTCGGAAAGGTACTGATCGAGGTGCTTAAGACCTTGTTCCAAGGTACGCAAGAAGGAAGCCTCTTCCTCTTGTATTACTTTCTCAATGAGGTCTTTTTGTTGACGCAATCCCTCGAAGAAATACCCCATGAGTTCATCGAGCACCTCGATGAGTTTGTAAATGAACGGTTCTTTTTGGTTGAGGAAGGTAAATCCGTATCGCGATGCACGGCGAAGAATTCGGCGAATTACATAACCCGCACCGTTGTTACCGGGTAATTGTCCATCGACGATGGAGAAAGCGATAGCTCGGACATGATCTGCGACAACGCGCATGGCGATGTCAGCCTTTTCGTTTTCGCCGTAAGTATGATCGGTTAGTGCTCCGATTTTGTCGATGATGGGCTTGAAGACATCGGTGTCGTAATTCGACTTTACGCCTTGTAAAGCCATGCACAAACGTTCGAATCCCATTCCGGTATCGACGTGTTTTTTAGGAAGGTGAACCAGCGACCCATCGGCCAGTCGATTGTACTCCATGAAAACGAGGTTCCAGATCTCCACGACCAGCGGGTGGTCTTGATTGACCAACTCGGTGCCGGACTGAGCACGGCGTTCTTCATCGGACCGCAGGTCGATATGTATTTCAGAAGAAGGGCCGCAAGGACCTTGA is a window encoding:
- the alaS gene encoding alanine--tRNA ligase — its product is MSSQEIRRKFLLFFSEKEHHIFPSAPMVIKDDPTLMFTNAGMNQFKDLILGNAEIQHARVADTQKCLRVSGKHNDLEEVGHDTYHHTMFEMLGNWSFGDYFKKEAIAWAWELLTDVYGLDKDRLFVTVFEGDEGDDLGMDREAFREWSNIVPEDRILMGNKKDNFWEMGDQGPCGPSSEIHIDLRSDEERRAQSGTELVNQDHPLVVEIWNLVFMEYNRLADGSLVHLPKKHVDTGMGFERLCMALQGVKSNYDTDVFKPIIDKIGALTDHTYGENEKADIAMRVVADHVRAIAFSIVDGQLPGNNGAGYVIRRILRRASRYGFTFLNQKEPFIYKLIEVLDELMGYFFEGLRQQKDLIEKVIQEEEASFLRTLEQGLKHLDQYLSESKSNELAGDKVFELYDTYGFPTDLTELILRECGMEMNRAEYEQELNRQKERSRAAAEVTTDDWVVLTHDEKEEFVGYDYLETDVRVTRYRKVKTKKAELFQIAFNLTPFYPEGGGQVGDRGYIQCDDDKIEILDTKKENNLIVHMTTELPCYTDRTYKAVVDSSVRRRTENNHSATHLLHKALREVLGDHVEQRGSLVHPDHLRFDFSHFQKMSDEEIKRVEDWVNLRVRQNIQLEEHRSVPMSTAKDMGTMMLFGEKYGDTVRVIQFGESLELCGGTHVPSTGQIGHFKIVSESAIAAGIRRIEAITADKADAYFREQEGLLQQVKVLLKSQDPLKSIAQLRDENHKMQRQIESLLAEKAGGLKDELLKDAIAIDGGRLIVAKVDLDPGSIKNLAFELKAENDDLVVVIATVHNGKPNLNLLVCEPLVKSKDWNAGKIIRDLAQEIKGGGGGQPFFASAGGKEAGGIDRALEKAKELFQG